From the Desulfarculaceae bacterium genome, one window contains:
- the rsgA gene encoding ribosome small subunit-dependent GTPase A encodes MHELEGALEALGLGPWFRERLDPGLAGGFSLARVAAVDKDSCLVNTGTKEVQAQLTGKMLWAADSSLDYPCVGDWVYVQLLDDDSFAVVHQIMPRKTSLARKTSGKKVDFQLIAANVDVAFVVQALGRDFNPNRLERYLVMANQGGVRPVVLLSKSDLFSPEEVAAKTEEIRAHASDARIMAFSNLTGQGLDEVLGLMKAGTTYCLLGSSGVGKTTLLNNMLGEGGFATRDVRIKDERGRHTTSRRYLMRLPSGAVLIDTPGMREVGGLSVDEGLSETFREIQELAETCRYRDCTHTTEKGCAVLEALRDESLSVKRYENYMKMVRESSHNQMSYFEKRQKDKSFGKMVKDVMKSKGKRS; translated from the coding sequence ATGCATGAACTTGAGGGTGCGCTGGAGGCGCTGGGCTTGGGGCCCTGGTTCCGGGAAAGGCTCGACCCCGGGCTGGCCGGGGGCTTTTCGCTGGCCCGCGTGGCGGCGGTGGACAAGGACTCCTGCCTGGTCAACACCGGCACCAAGGAGGTGCAGGCCCAGCTTACCGGAAAGATGCTCTGGGCGGCGGATTCCTCCCTGGACTACCCCTGCGTGGGGGACTGGGTCTATGTGCAGCTGTTGGATGACGACTCCTTTGCCGTGGTCCACCAGATCATGCCCCGCAAGACCAGCCTGGCCCGCAAGACCTCGGGCAAGAAGGTGGATTTTCAGCTGATCGCGGCCAACGTGGACGTGGCCTTCGTGGTGCAGGCCCTGGGCCGGGACTTCAACCCCAACCGGCTGGAGCGCTATCTGGTCATGGCCAACCAGGGCGGGGTGAGGCCCGTGGTCCTGTTGAGCAAGAGCGACCTGTTCTCGCCCGAAGAGGTGGCCGCCAAGACGGAGGAGATACGGGCCCACGCCTCGGATGCCCGGATCATGGCCTTCAGCAACCTGACCGGACAGGGCCTGGACGAGGTCTTGGGGCTGATGAAGGCCGGGACCACCTATTGCCTGCTGGGCTCCTCGGGCGTGGGCAAGACCACCTTATTGAACAACATGCTGGGTGAGGGGGGTTTCGCCACGCGAGATGTGAGGATCAAGGACGAAAGAGGGCGTCACACCACCAGCCGGCGCTATCTGATGCGCCTTCCCAGCGGGGCGGTGCTTATCGACACTCCGGGCATGCGCGAGGTGGGGGGGCTTTCGGTGGACGAGGGCCTGAGCGAGACCTTTCGGGAAATCCAAGAGTTGGCCGAGACCTGCCGCTACCGGGATTGCACCCACACCACGGAAAAGGGCTGCGCCGTCCTGGAAGCGCTGCGCGATGAAAGTTTGTCCGTGAAGCGCTATGAGAACTACATGAAGATGGTCCGGGAATCGTCTCACAACCAGATGTCCTATTTTGAAAAGCGGCAAAAGGACAAATCCTTCGGCAAGATGGTCAAAGACGTCATGAAAAGCAAAGGCAAGCGTAGCTGA